A window of the Temnothorax longispinosus isolate EJ_2023e unplaced genomic scaffold, Tlon_JGU_v1 HiC_scaffold_13, whole genome shotgun sequence genome harbors these coding sequences:
- the LOC139823517 gene encoding uncharacterized protein, which produces MLRHPRHDVTMDETGVASATITNWFNFCREVCVFWADKYSTKLGGPGHTVEIDEAKIGHRKYNRGRLLKGNWIFGGYERDSKKVFIVPVEDRTEKTLLACIKEWILSGITIMSDCWKSYNCLSNEDFQHLTVNHSYNFVDPESGAHTQHIERVWREVWANIPRYVTKSEHLLGYLSEYLFTRAYKRLERIETFFEIIAEIHPPMSTTEDQPVSSNPGPSTAP; this is translated from the exons atgcttCGACATCCGCGTCACGATGTCACAATGGATGAGACTGGCGTGGCGTCAGCCACGATTACAAATTGGTTCAATTTTTGCCGAGAg GTCTGTGTGTTCTGGGCAGATAAGTATAGTACAAAGCTTGGTGGCCCAGGACATACAGTTGAAATAGATGAGGCGAAAATTGGACATCGCAAGTACAATCGTGGCCGACTTTTAAAGGGTAATTGGATTTTTGGAGGGTACGAGCGAGACTCAAAAAAGGTCTTCATCGTTCCAGTCGAGGATCGAACAGAAAAGACACTCCTGGCATGCATCAAGGAATGGATTCTGTCAGGAATCACGATCATGTCAGACTGTTGGAAGTCTTACAATTGCTTGAGCAATGAAGACTTCCAACATCTGACAGTGAACCATTCCTATAATTTTGTCGATCCTGAGAGTg GTGCACATACTCAACATATAGAACGCGTTTGGAGAGAGGTTTGGGCAAATATTCCAAGATACGTAACTAAATCCGAGCACTTACTTGGATATTTATCCGAATATCTTTTCACACGCGCCTATAAACGACTGGAACGTATCGAAACCTTTTTCGAGATCATCGCGGAAATACATCCTCCAATGTCCACTACCGAGGACCAGCCAGTATCATCCAATCCGGGACCAAGTACAGCACCTTAA